Proteins from a genomic interval of Nasonia vitripennis strain AsymCx chromosome 3, Nvit_psr_1.1, whole genome shotgun sequence:
- the LOC116416981 gene encoding protein sprouty-like, producing the protein MPRALPPRAAASSSSHSTAKPGAAVNCWSLSHAPSATPPASASLGLRTPSSQWASHHLHQQHQQHQQHQQHQQQQPQRNTATATPTAAADAHRLQNQWQWHAAPTVLAPPVPADNDSPMSQHAVASPPSRPPSSASSTASSSLSLGSLGSPAPVARVHDHSRPLPPPRILPPPPPPAASSPGTATTATTATTSTSFRSASRTPLAPDSLVLGSARLVQPPASPSAAAIAAAGQATAGEVSLQAPRPDGERVANEYVETPFRPQQQQQQQQQSNNRPEDSLDGQLKASNHQRTCKSSERRNGKHQQPSVHRHHQQHQQHRQQQQRRADAGLRGTMTEQGQQPRPITKQPVSFTKEPGPGNAMLGRAGGLEGPTSSQGLSIMCERCGRCRCESCREPPPLPSRWLCNNACFCSAETALDYASCLCCVKGLFYHCADGQQQQPGPGSGGEPGSGLDSEPGASCADEPCSCAGSKRLARWTCLSALALVLPCLLCYWPLRACVALCEACYAKHATQGCRCEPLQLAPGLQALAISAPTAQAALESRDPEKRLLDPAGPDL; encoded by the coding sequence ATGCCGCGAGCGCTACCACCTCGCGCCGcagcaagcagcagcagccacagcaCAGCCAAGCCAGGAGCCGCAGTCAACTGCTGGAGCCTGTCGCACGCCCCGTCAGCCACGCCGCCAGCATCAGCATCCCTCGGTCTGCGCACGCCCTCGTCGCAATGGGCTAGCCATCACCTGcaccagcagcaccagcagcaccagcagcaccagcagcaccagcagcagcaaccacAGCGCAACACAGCCACAGCGACACCAACGGCCGCCGCGGACGCGCACCGGCTGCAGAACCAGTGGCAGTGGCACGCGGCGCCCACAGTACTAGCGCCCCCCGTACCCGCAGACAACGACAGTCCCATGTCGCAACATGCAGTGGCGTCGCCGCCGTCGCGGCCGCCCTCCTCGGCCTCGTCCACGGCCTCCTCCTCGCTGAGCCTCGGCTCGCTCGGCAGCCCGGCGCCGGTGGCCCGCGTCCACGACCACAGCcggccgctgccgccgcccaGGATCCTGCCCCCGCCCCCACCGCCGGCGGCGAGCAGCCCCGGCACCGCCACCACCGCCACCACCGCCACCACCTCCACGAGCTTCCGCAGCGCCAGCAGGACGCCCCTCGCCCCGGACTCGCTCGTCCTAGGCTCCGCCAGGCTGGTCCAGCCGCCGGCGTCCCCGTCCGCCGCGGCGATCGCGGCTGCCGGCCAGGCCACCGCAGGCGAGGTCAGTCTCCAGGCGCCCCGACCCGACGGCGAGCGCGTCGCCAACGAGTACGTCGAGACCCCCTTCaggccgcagcagcagcagcagcagcagcagcagtccaaCAACCGTCCCGAGGACAGCCTCGACGGCCAGCTCAAAGCCAGCAATCACCAGCGGACCTGCAAGAGCAGCGAGAGGCGGAACGGCAAGCACCAGCAGCCCTCGGTCCACCGGCACcaccagcagcaccagcagcaccggcagcagcaacagcgccGCGCCGACGCCGGCCTACGTGGGACGATGACGGAGCAGGGACAGCAGCCGAGACCCATCACCAAGCAGCCCGTCTCGTTCACCAAAGAGCCCGGGCCCGGCAACGCCATGCTGGGCCGCGCCGGCGGACTCGAGGGCCCGACCAGCAGCCAGGGCCTCTCCATCATGTGCGAGCGATGCGGCAGGTGTCGCTGCGAGAGCTGTCGCGAGCCCCCGCCCCTGCCCAGCCGCTGGCTCTGCAACAACGCCTGCTTCTGCTCCGCGGAGACGGCCCTCGACTACGCGAGCTGTCTCTGCTGCGTCAAGGGCCTCTTTTACCACTGCGCGGacggccagcagcagcagcccggTCCCGGCTCCGGCGGCGAGCCCGGCTCGGGCCTCGACTCCGAGCCCGGGGCCAGCTGCGCCGACGAGCCGTGCTCCTGCGCCGGCTCCAAAAGACTCGCCCGCTGGACCTGCCTCTCGGCCCTGGCTCTCGTGCTGCCCTGCCTCCTTTGTTACTGGCCGCTCCGGGCTTGCGTCGCCCTCTGCGAGGCCTGCTACGCCAAACACGCGACCCAGGGCTGCAGGTGCGAGCCCCTGCAGCTGGCCCCGGGCCTCCAAGCGCTCGCCATTTCCGCTCCGACTGCACAGGCTGCCCTCGAGTCCAGGGACCCCGAGAAGAGGCTGCTCGACCCCGCCGGCCCGGATCTCTGA
- the LOC100122886 gene encoding 60S ribosomal protein L27a yields MSTHKKKTRKLRGHVSHGHGRIGKHRKHPGGRGNAGGMHHHRINFDKYHPGYFGKLGMRNYHLRKNTKWCPSLNLDKLWTLVSEQTRLKYKDAKPEGKVPVIDLVKAGYYKLLGKGRLPKQPVIVKAKFFSKLAEDKIKSVGGTCVLSA; encoded by the exons ATG TCCACCCACAAGAAGAAGACTAGGAAGCTCCGTGGACACGTGAGTCACGGTCATGGACGTATCG GCAAGCACAGGAAGCACCCCGGTGGTCGTGGTAACGCCGGTGGTATGCACCACCACCGTATCAACTTTGACAAGTACCATCCAGGTTACTTTGGAAAA CTTGGTATGAGGAACTATCATTTGCGCAAGAATACCAAATGGTGCCCCTCCCTCAATCTGGATAAACTCTGGACGCTGGTGTCAGAGCAGACCAGGCTCAAATACAAGGATGCCAAACCCGAAGGCAAAGTCCCAGTCATCGACCTTGTCAAGGCT GGATACTACAAACTTTTGGGCAAGGGTAGGTTACCCAAGCAGCCCGTTATTGTTAAGGCCAAATTCTTCAGTAAGCTTGCTGAGGACAAGATCAAGTCTGTTGGTGGTACCTGTGTTCTGAGCGCATAA
- the LOC100122900 gene encoding splicing factor 3A subunit 2: MDYQNRPGGKTGGGGVASWSESNRDRRERLRQLALETIDLNKDPYFMKNHLGSYECKLCLTLHNNEGSYLAHTQGKKHQANLARRAAKEAKEAPQTLAPEKPRVEPKKFVKIGRPGYRVTKQRDPESGQQSLLFQVDYPEVADNIIPRHRFMSAYEQRVEPPDRKWQYLLFAAEPYETIAFKVPSREVDKAEGKFWTHWNKDTKQFFLQFAFKNEKPSIGKVPPPPVPLIRPGLTPSMVPVPPPPPRPPMFNPVPPPPALLAPGMIPPPPPQIS, translated from the exons ATGGATTATCAGAATCGTCCTGGAGGAAAGACCGGAGGTGGAGGCGTGGCCTCCTGGTCCGAAAGCAACAGGGACAGGAGGGAGCGTCTCAGGCAACTTGCGCTGGAGACCATCGACTTGAACAAGGATCCCTACTTTATGAAAAATCACCTTGGCTCCTATGAATGTAAACTATGCCTTACGCTGCATAATAACGAGGGCAGTTACCTGGCGCACACGCAAGGAAAGAAACATCAGGCAAACTTGGCGAGAAGAGCTGCCAAAGAAGCCAAAGAAGCACCGCAGACACTAGCTCCAGAGAAGCCTAGAGTAGAGCCAAAGAAGTTTGTTAAAATTGGAAGACCTGGTTACCGGGTGACCAAACAAAGAGATCCCGAGTCTGGCCAGCAGAGTTTGCTCTTCCAAGTTGACTATCCCGAAGTAGCGGACAATATTATTCCGAGGCACAGGTTCATGTCAGCCTATGAACAGAGGGTCGAACCTCCAGATCGCAAGTGGCAGTATTTACTGTTTGCTGCTGAACCCTACGAAACTATTGCTTTCAAG GTTCCCAGCCGAGAAGTGGATAAAGCAGAGGGTAAATTCTGGACTCACTGGAACAAGGACACCAAGCAGTTCTTTTTACAATTTGCTTTTAAGAATGAAAAACCGTCAATTGGCAAGGTACCACCGCCACCGGTACCTCTCATCCGACCTGGATTAACACCATCTATGGTGCCAGTTCCTCCGCCTCCTCCAAGACCACCTATGTTTAATCCAGTGCCACCTCCACCAGCACTCTTGGCACCAGGAATGATACCTCCACCACCTCCTCAAATAAGTTAA
- the LOC100122908 gene encoding lipase 3 isoform X1, whose translation MESYKGQRSREVSSITPARLRQLSTCRRDNTAIQKDVDKAYTARTKTSELHSNWERLSPRVVISVVIAAGAAFLTQCELSLAVGSRLVAPVPTANRNEYRNEYRNEYRKEVQRDEGEPGPPRRGGDSARRLPLELRGRRRARPGHDDACVLCPQPELIRKEGYPAEAHVVLTDDGYLLTMHRIPSAAGPAVFLQHGLLASSSDWVIAGRGKALAFILAERGYDVWLGNARGNTYSRSHVRYSTSDLRFWNFSWHEMASHDLPAEIAYIAGMKKARLTYIGHSMGTTMFFAMAIDRPESAAKVEAMFALAPVAFMNHLKSPVRLLAPFLREIELIVRYLGAGQFLPQNAILKFLARYGCDVDVTEEKICANSLFVICGFDASQFNYTLMPVILSHSPAGASTKTIVHYGQEITSGRFQRYDYGPKGNLAIYNRTTPPDYDLSKVSVPVGVFWSENDWLASPVDVKRLYDRLPRKILDYKVDYPKFNHLDFLWALDAPKLVYAKLLSAMNASLASNVQV comes from the exons ATGGAAAGTTACAAGGGGCAGAGAAGTAGAGAAGTGTCGTCGATAACGCCTGCGCGTCTGCGTCAACTGTCGACTTGTCGACGCGATAATACAGCTATTCAGAAAGATGTAGACAAGGCCTACACTGCTCGAACGAAAACAAGCGAGCTGCATTCGAATTGGGAGAGGCTCTCGCCGCGCGTCGTAATTAGTGTCGTCATCGCGGCGGGCGCGGCGTTCCTAACTCAGTGTGAACTCAGTCTCGCAGTCGGCAGTCGGCTCGTCGCGCCCGTGCCAACTGCGAATCGGAACGAGTATCGGAACGAGTATCGGAACGAGTATCGGAAGGAGGTTCAGCGAGATGAGGGCGAGCCCGGGCCTccgcgccgcggcggcgatTCTGCTAGGCGGCTTCCTTTGGAGCTGCGCGGCCGGCGACGAGCCCGACCTGGACATGACGACG CCTGCGTCTTGTGCCCGCAGCCGGAGCTGATCAGGAAGGAGGGCTACCCGGCCGAGGCGCACGTGGTGCTGACGGACGACGGGTACCTGCTGACGATGCACCGGATACCCTCGGCCGCCGGGCCGGCGGTCTTCCTGCAGCACGGCCTCCTCGCGAGCTCCTCCGACTGGGTAATCGCCGGCAGGGGCAAGGCTCTCG CCTTCATCCTGGCCGAGCGCGGCTACGACGTCTGGCTGGGCAACGCCAGAGGGAACACCTACTCCAGAAGCCACGTCCGCTACAGCACCTCGGACCTGCGCTTCTGGAACTTTAG CTGGCACGAGATGGCGAGCCACGACCTGCCGGCCGAGATAGCCTACATCGCCGGGATGAAGAAGGCCCGGCTGACTTACATCGGCCACTCGATGGGAACCACGATGTTCTTCGCCATGGCCATCGACAGGCCGGAGAGCGCCGCGAAGGTCGAGGCGATGTTCGCGCTGGCTCCGGTGGCCTTCATGAATCATCTGAAGAGTCCGGTGCGGCTGCTCGCCCCGTTCCTCCGCGAGATCGAG CTCATCGTCCGCTACCTCGGGGCCGGCCAGTTCTTGCCGCAGAACGCCATACTCAAGTTCCTCGCCCGCTACGGCTGCGACGTCGACGTGACGGAGGAGAAAATTTGCGCCAACTCGTTGTTTGTCATCTGCGGCTTCGACGCCTCTCAGTTCAATTAC ACGCTCATGCCGGTCATTCTGAGCCACTCGCCCGCCGGAGCCTCGACCAAGACGATCGTCCACTACGGCCAGGAAATAACGTCTGGCCGATTCCAGCGCTACGACTACGGGCCCAAGGGGAACCTGGCCATCTACAACAGAACGACGCCGCCGGACTACGACCTCTCGAAGGTCAGCGTGCCCGTCGGCGTCTTCTGGTCCGAGAACGATTGGCTGGCTAGTCCCGTG GACGTCAAAAGGTTGTACGACCGCCTGCCCAGGAAAATCCTCGATTACAAAGTCGACTACCCGAAGTTCAATCATCTCGATTTTTTGTGGGCGCTCGACGCGCCGAAGCTGGTCTACGCCAAACTCCTCAGCGCGATGAACGCATCCCTCGCCTCGAATGTTCAAGTATAA
- the LOC100122908 gene encoding lipase 3 isoform X2, with protein MRASPGLRAAAAILLGGFLWSCAAGDEPDLDMTTPELIRKEGYPAEAHVVLTDDGYLLTMHRIPSAAGPAVFLQHGLLASSSDWVIAGRGKALAFILAERGYDVWLGNARGNTYSRSHVRYSTSDLRFWNFSWHEMASHDLPAEIAYIAGMKKARLTYIGHSMGTTMFFAMAIDRPESAAKVEAMFALAPVAFMNHLKSPVRLLAPFLREIELIVRYLGAGQFLPQNAILKFLARYGCDVDVTEEKICANSLFVICGFDASQFNYTLMPVILSHSPAGASTKTIVHYGQEITSGRFQRYDYGPKGNLAIYNRTTPPDYDLSKVSVPVGVFWSENDWLASPVDVKRLYDRLPRKILDYKVDYPKFNHLDFLWALDAPKLVYAKLLSAMNASLASNVQV; from the exons ATGAGGGCGAGCCCGGGCCTccgcgccgcggcggcgatTCTGCTAGGCGGCTTCCTTTGGAGCTGCGCGGCCGGCGACGAGCCCGACCTGGACATGACGACG CCGGAGCTGATCAGGAAGGAGGGCTACCCGGCCGAGGCGCACGTGGTGCTGACGGACGACGGGTACCTGCTGACGATGCACCGGATACCCTCGGCCGCCGGGCCGGCGGTCTTCCTGCAGCACGGCCTCCTCGCGAGCTCCTCCGACTGGGTAATCGCCGGCAGGGGCAAGGCTCTCG CCTTCATCCTGGCCGAGCGCGGCTACGACGTCTGGCTGGGCAACGCCAGAGGGAACACCTACTCCAGAAGCCACGTCCGCTACAGCACCTCGGACCTGCGCTTCTGGAACTTTAG CTGGCACGAGATGGCGAGCCACGACCTGCCGGCCGAGATAGCCTACATCGCCGGGATGAAGAAGGCCCGGCTGACTTACATCGGCCACTCGATGGGAACCACGATGTTCTTCGCCATGGCCATCGACAGGCCGGAGAGCGCCGCGAAGGTCGAGGCGATGTTCGCGCTGGCTCCGGTGGCCTTCATGAATCATCTGAAGAGTCCGGTGCGGCTGCTCGCCCCGTTCCTCCGCGAGATCGAG CTCATCGTCCGCTACCTCGGGGCCGGCCAGTTCTTGCCGCAGAACGCCATACTCAAGTTCCTCGCCCGCTACGGCTGCGACGTCGACGTGACGGAGGAGAAAATTTGCGCCAACTCGTTGTTTGTCATCTGCGGCTTCGACGCCTCTCAGTTCAATTAC ACGCTCATGCCGGTCATTCTGAGCCACTCGCCCGCCGGAGCCTCGACCAAGACGATCGTCCACTACGGCCAGGAAATAACGTCTGGCCGATTCCAGCGCTACGACTACGGGCCCAAGGGGAACCTGGCCATCTACAACAGAACGACGCCGCCGGACTACGACCTCTCGAAGGTCAGCGTGCCCGTCGGCGTCTTCTGGTCCGAGAACGATTGGCTGGCTAGTCCCGTG GACGTCAAAAGGTTGTACGACCGCCTGCCCAGGAAAATCCTCGATTACAAAGTCGACTACCCGAAGTTCAATCATCTCGATTTTTTGTGGGCGCTCGACGCGCCGAAGCTGGTCTACGCCAAACTCCTCAGCGCGATGAACGCATCCCTCGCCTCGAATGTTCAAGTATAA
- the LOC100122918 gene encoding lipase member K-like isoform X2, which yields MHVIAAIAVRYSSRGEARSCRQTTLELIRETGYAAEEHFVSTEDGYILALHRIPGSAGAGSPAVLLQHALLESSFCWVVSGRARGLGQSTAYLVHATYILADEGYDVWMGNARGNSYSRNHTSLSPSEPGFWNFSWHEMGKYDLPAEIEYITRLKKASSLLYVGHSMGTTAFYAMASERPAVASKVKAMFGLAPVAFTDHAKGPFWLIGSALRRAQRNRHSSAGNLEGTSEFFAQSGYFKFAAKCICNRPLLRDLCRAIVFSTVGFDPQQLNSSWLPLILSHTPAGTSFKTILHFAQGIESRRFLHYDYGAERNAAIYGSAEPPEYDLSKIDVPVALFWAENDFLAQPRDVLRLYDRLPRKIDMQRIDNPNFNHLDFLWGRDAPELVYSRLLRLMERYRA from the exons ATGCATGTTATCGCTGCGATAGCCGTACGCTATAGCTCTCGCGGAGAAGCTCGCTCGTGCAGGCAGACGACA CTCGAGCTGATACGAGAGACCGGCTACGCGGCCGAGGAGCACTTTGTCAGCACGGAGGACGGCTACATCCTGGCCCTGCACAGGATCCCCGGATCGGCCGGCGCCGGGAGCCCCGCCGTGCTGCTGCAGCACGCGCTGCTCGAGAGCTCCTTCTGCTGGGTCGTCAGCGGCCGGGCCCGCGGCTTGGGTCAGTCGACTGCCTACCTCGTGCACGCAA CCTACATCCTGGCGGACGAGGGCTACGACGTCTGGATGGGGAACGCGCGCGGCAACAGCTACTCCCGGAACCACACGAGCCTCTCGCCCTCGGAGCCTGGCTTCTGGAACTTCAG CTGGCACGAGATGGGCAAGTACGACCTGCCCGCGGAGATCGAGTACATAACGAGGCTGAAGAAGGCCAGCAGCCTGCTGTACGTGGGCCACTCGATGGGCACGACCGCGTTCTACGCGATGGCGAGCGAGCGGCCGGCGGTCGCCTCGAAAGTCAAGGCGATGTTTGGCCTGGCCCCGGTCGCCTTTACCGACCACGCGAAAGGCCCGTTCTGGCTGATCGGCTCGGCGCTCCGGCGGGCCCAG agGAACCGGCACAGCTCAGCAGGCAACCTGGAAGGGACGAGCGAGTTCTTCGCGCAGAGCGGCTACTTCAAGTTCGCGGCCAAGTGCATCTGCAACCGGCCGCTCCTGCGGGACCTCTGCCGGGCCATAGTCTTCTCGACCGTCGGCTTCGACCCGCAGCAGTTGAACAGC AGCTGGCTGCCGCTCATACTGAGCCACACGCCGGCGGGCACCTCCTTCAAGACCATCCTCCACTTCGCGCAGGGCATAGAGTCGCGGCGCTTCCTGCACTACGACTACGGCGCCGAGCGGAACGCCGCGATCTACGGGAGCGCGGAGCCGCCCGAGTACGACTTGTCCAAGATCGACGTGCCGGTCGCGCTCTTCTGGGCCGAGAACGACTTTCTCGCCCAGCCCAGG GACGTGCTGAGACTGTACGACAGGCTGCCGAGGAAAATCGACATGCAGAGAATCGACAATCCGAACTTCAACCATCTGGACTTTCTCTGGGGCCGCGACGCGCCGGAGCTCGTCTACTCGAGGCTGCTTCGCCTCATGGAGAGGTATCGAGCTTGA
- the LOC100122918 gene encoding lipase member K-like isoform X1, translated as MRAHCLPLLLLLLLMGLCYALPPLIVSREIERVMAAAAAGAAGPIDLAGCSAEPEEDMTTLELIRETGYAAEEHFVSTEDGYILALHRIPGSAGAGSPAVLLQHALLESSFCWVVSGRARGLGQSTAYLVHATYILADEGYDVWMGNARGNSYSRNHTSLSPSEPGFWNFSWHEMGKYDLPAEIEYITRLKKASSLLYVGHSMGTTAFYAMASERPAVASKVKAMFGLAPVAFTDHAKGPFWLIGSALRRAQRNRHSSAGNLEGTSEFFAQSGYFKFAAKCICNRPLLRDLCRAIVFSTVGFDPQQLNSSWLPLILSHTPAGTSFKTILHFAQGIESRRFLHYDYGAERNAAIYGSAEPPEYDLSKIDVPVALFWAENDFLAQPRDVLRLYDRLPRKIDMQRIDNPNFNHLDFLWGRDAPELVYSRLLRLMERYRA; from the exons ATGAGAGCCCACTgcctgccgctgctgctgctgctgctgctgatgggCCTCTGCTacgcgctgccgccgctgatCGTCAGCCGGGAGATCGAGAGGGTGAtggccgctgccgccgccggcgcCGCCGGACCGATCGACTTGGCCGGGTGCAGCGCCGAGCCCGAGGAGGACATGACAACC CTCGAGCTGATACGAGAGACCGGCTACGCGGCCGAGGAGCACTTTGTCAGCACGGAGGACGGCTACATCCTGGCCCTGCACAGGATCCCCGGATCGGCCGGCGCCGGGAGCCCCGCCGTGCTGCTGCAGCACGCGCTGCTCGAGAGCTCCTTCTGCTGGGTCGTCAGCGGCCGGGCCCGCGGCTTGGGTCAGTCGACTGCCTACCTCGTGCACGCAA CCTACATCCTGGCGGACGAGGGCTACGACGTCTGGATGGGGAACGCGCGCGGCAACAGCTACTCCCGGAACCACACGAGCCTCTCGCCCTCGGAGCCTGGCTTCTGGAACTTCAG CTGGCACGAGATGGGCAAGTACGACCTGCCCGCGGAGATCGAGTACATAACGAGGCTGAAGAAGGCCAGCAGCCTGCTGTACGTGGGCCACTCGATGGGCACGACCGCGTTCTACGCGATGGCGAGCGAGCGGCCGGCGGTCGCCTCGAAAGTCAAGGCGATGTTTGGCCTGGCCCCGGTCGCCTTTACCGACCACGCGAAAGGCCCGTTCTGGCTGATCGGCTCGGCGCTCCGGCGGGCCCAG agGAACCGGCACAGCTCAGCAGGCAACCTGGAAGGGACGAGCGAGTTCTTCGCGCAGAGCGGCTACTTCAAGTTCGCGGCCAAGTGCATCTGCAACCGGCCGCTCCTGCGGGACCTCTGCCGGGCCATAGTCTTCTCGACCGTCGGCTTCGACCCGCAGCAGTTGAACAGC AGCTGGCTGCCGCTCATACTGAGCCACACGCCGGCGGGCACCTCCTTCAAGACCATCCTCCACTTCGCGCAGGGCATAGAGTCGCGGCGCTTCCTGCACTACGACTACGGCGCCGAGCGGAACGCCGCGATCTACGGGAGCGCGGAGCCGCCCGAGTACGACTTGTCCAAGATCGACGTGCCGGTCGCGCTCTTCTGGGCCGAGAACGACTTTCTCGCCCAGCCCAGG GACGTGCTGAGACTGTACGACAGGCTGCCGAGGAAAATCGACATGCAGAGAATCGACAATCCGAACTTCAACCATCTGGACTTTCTCTGGGGCCGCGACGCGCCGGAGCTCGTCTACTCGAGGCTGCTTCGCCTCATGGAGAGGTATCGAGCTTGA